A genomic window from Nicotiana sylvestris chromosome 11, ASM39365v2, whole genome shotgun sequence includes:
- the LOC104243771 gene encoding uncharacterized protein isoform X1: MRKRLDTRFPAARIKKIMQADEDVGKIAMAVPLLVSKALELFLQDLCDRTYEITLKKGAKTMNSFHLKQCIQSFNVFDFLKDVVSRVPDLGGSDGGAESATKRRKVVEEDDHDSDDDIKRSSRMHETAHTSGSGRGRGRGRGRGRGRGARAVERGDSNVHCDKIEDPADVSNQNNEKQKQNDERMDYVAEPAESKNISAGKCPEVPARNFDLNIDLNESVESTAIPAEAPSTSKMAPPEVKHEEIPGWSLSEMEKMAIDPMQLANLNRGLDEEEEDYDEEG; this comes from the exons GCGCGGATTAAAAAGATTATGCAAGCCGATGAAGATGTGGGGAAGATTGCCATGGCTGTTCCTCTTTTAGTCT CAAAAGCTCTTGAGCTCTTTCTGCAAGATCTTTGTGACCGAACATATGAGATCACCCTCAAGAAAGGAGCAAAAACTATGAATTCATTCCATTT GAAGCAATGTATCCAGAGCTTTAATGTGTTTGATTTCCTCAAGGATGTAGTGAGCCGGGTTCCTGATCTAGGCGGGTCAGATGGTGGTGCCGAATCAGCTACAAAAAGAAG GAAAGTTGTTGAAGAAGATGATCATGACAGTGATGATGATATCAAAAGGAGTAGTCGCATG CATGAGACTGCACACACCAGCGGTAGTGGGAGGGGACGAGGCAGGGGTAGGGGTAGAGGCCGTGGGAGAGGTGCACGAGCAGTAGAGCGAGGAGACTCCAATGTTCACTGTGATAAAATTGAAGACCCTGCTGATGTTTCAAATCAAAATAATGAGAAGCAAAAGCAAAATGATGAAAGGATGGACTATGTAGCAGAACCAGCAGAATCAAAGAACATTTCGGCTGGCAAATGCCCAGAAGTTCCTGCGAGAAACTTCGATCTCAATATTGACTTAAATGAGAGTGTGGAATCCACAGCAATACCAGCTGAAGCTCCTTCAACATCAAAAATGGCACCTCCTGAAGTGAAGCATGAGGAAATCCCTGGATGGTCCTTGTCTGAGATGGAAAAGATGGCCATTGATCCGATGCAACTGGCCAACTTAAACAGAGGGTTagatgaggaagaggaagattaTGATGAAGAGGGATAG
- the LOC104243771 gene encoding uncharacterized protein isoform X2, which translates to MQADEDVGKIAMAVPLLVSKALELFLQDLCDRTYEITLKKGAKTMNSFHLKQCIQSFNVFDFLKDVVSRVPDLGGSDGGAESATKRRKVVEEDDHDSDDDIKRSSRMHETAHTSGSGRGRGRGRGRGRGRGARAVERGDSNVHCDKIEDPADVSNQNNEKQKQNDERMDYVAEPAESKNISAGKCPEVPARNFDLNIDLNESVESTAIPAEAPSTSKMAPPEVKHEEIPGWSLSEMEKMAIDPMQLANLNRGLDEEEEDYDEEG; encoded by the exons ATGCAAGCCGATGAAGATGTGGGGAAGATTGCCATGGCTGTTCCTCTTTTAGTCT CAAAAGCTCTTGAGCTCTTTCTGCAAGATCTTTGTGACCGAACATATGAGATCACCCTCAAGAAAGGAGCAAAAACTATGAATTCATTCCATTT GAAGCAATGTATCCAGAGCTTTAATGTGTTTGATTTCCTCAAGGATGTAGTGAGCCGGGTTCCTGATCTAGGCGGGTCAGATGGTGGTGCCGAATCAGCTACAAAAAGAAG GAAAGTTGTTGAAGAAGATGATCATGACAGTGATGATGATATCAAAAGGAGTAGTCGCATG CATGAGACTGCACACACCAGCGGTAGTGGGAGGGGACGAGGCAGGGGTAGGGGTAGAGGCCGTGGGAGAGGTGCACGAGCAGTAGAGCGAGGAGACTCCAATGTTCACTGTGATAAAATTGAAGACCCTGCTGATGTTTCAAATCAAAATAATGAGAAGCAAAAGCAAAATGATGAAAGGATGGACTATGTAGCAGAACCAGCAGAATCAAAGAACATTTCGGCTGGCAAATGCCCAGAAGTTCCTGCGAGAAACTTCGATCTCAATATTGACTTAAATGAGAGTGTGGAATCCACAGCAATACCAGCTGAAGCTCCTTCAACATCAAAAATGGCACCTCCTGAAGTGAAGCATGAGGAAATCCCTGGATGGTCCTTGTCTGAGATGGAAAAGATGGCCATTGATCCGATGCAACTGGCCAACTTAAACAGAGGGTTagatgaggaagaggaagattaTGATGAAGAGGGATAG